The region aatgaAATGGTTAATAAATATCcatataataaaaaaataaaaataaaataatcttttatatttaaaaatatatatattattataatattttattattcACCTGGTGAATAGTAACACTAGGTGTACATTAAAAAAATTTGACATGTACTTTTTACTCATCTTATAATAGCATTTAATTTTATcaaatttaattatttattaatataattttttgttattttctaaaCATTATACTAAGGGCATCTTAAGCCAACTTTTTCTGATTGATAAATAAGAGTTCACCAATTTAAATTTATCAAGTCTTTTTCAAGAATATTTAAACCAAATTTTCAACCTGCTATAATTTCTTTTAAACCGAATCTAAGTCTCAAATTTTTCAAGTACTCTTACTTTTTCCAATTGCTTGAGCCATAAGCTAAATTTGATTCACCACATCCTATATAATTCATATAACAAATTTTCTATTCTCCCACATCCAAATAAACAAACTCACAATTCCACACCATCTTCCCATTCTTTATCATCCAAAACAATGTATTCTATTACCAAATTTTCTCACCATAAAGACACCACCATGAACTCCACAAAAAGATACAACCAAATATCCCATTTCAGCCACACAAAACACAAACTAACATTCCAATACTCCGAATTCCCATTCAAATGTGATGGCTGCAAAGAAATTGGCATAGGCTCACGTTACAACTGCACCATTTGTGACTATGATCTTCACATGCATTGTTCCATACCATCTCCTTCTCTTTTCCATCCTTTCTACCCTAAATGTTGCTTCCAGTTCCTCTCAAAGCCACCCGGTGACATACCCCGTTACTGCAACGCCTGCGAAAAGAGTGTCAATGGTTTTGTATATCACTGTTTTTCCTGCGGTTTTGATCTTCACCCTTGTTGCGCAAAGCTTCCAATGATACTCGATGATCACGGTGAAATGAAGTTGTATCTATATCGGAAAGTGAGTTCGTCGTGTCAGCGTTGTGGACAAAAAGGGCGAAGCTGGAGTTACAGGTAAGGATGAATCTGCTAACAAACGCTTTATATCTTTAGTACTAGAAATTCATATAGTAGATAATTTCTGGATCCTTCCCTGATTACAGATCGTCGTGTAAGAAGTATAACCTGCATGTGGCGTGTGTGAGGGAGATGATTGTGGAGAGTTGGCATCAGATTTACGTTAGTCAGAGCAATGGAAGAGCAACAACAATGGTTGAGACAAGGGTTCCTCTGAGTTTGAAGAATGGTCTGCATACTGCACAAAATGGTGGGGGAAGAAGCAAAAGTAAGGTGAGGAAGTGTGCTGAGATGGCTGGAATGGCTGTACAGATTGTTGTGTCTGCTGTTTTAGGAGATCCAACGGTTCTTATTGCTGGGATTATGGGGTCATTGATGTCAAGAGCTTGATCTTGTGGTGGACAGATGTCTGGCATTGACAACAAATCTCACTTGACTCTACTTGAGAGTATAAAGACCTTTGAAAATTATGTTTAGAAAAAGTGATTATAATCATAAAGTATATAACAATGACAGTGAGTAGCACTCAAAGTATATATACCTTCAAGGCCTTGTCACTAAGTTTAATTTGATCTGAAAAATGATCTATGATATATATGAAAAATGCAAGAATTTAAGAAAGAAAGAAAGTGCTCTTTAGAGTTTTTAAAACACCAGTTTTTGCTGTAGGAAGACCTCTAATCAAGCAGTGTTTCTGTTAAGTTCTACACAGCTGTCATCACAGCAAAACTGAATGAgagaaaaggaaagaaaaataaTTCTCATTAAATTGAAATTGAAGCCGAGTACAGCTATATATTCAGGATTCAAAACAAACTAATGCTAAAAACCATCATATGACTTGGTCAATCTTAAACAATATAGACTAAATTAAATAATTAACTTATAGTTTAACACCCCCTTAAAACTGAAAACACCCCCTTAAAACTGAAGTCTATAGAAAGAAGGTCCAATTTGAAAACTAGAgtggagaaaggacttagatgCAGTGATTTCGTAAAGATTTGAGTGATTTGGTCTTTTGTGGAGATAGGTTGAAGATTAACAATTTTGTCGTAGATTTTGTCACGCATAAGATGACAATCGATCTCGATATGTTTCATGCGCTCATGGAAGATCGGATTATTGACGATGTAGATGGCACTTTGATTATCACAGAAAATGGTGACTGGACGAGGATGTAAGACGGAGAAATCTCGGAGCAGATGGAGTCTCCATTGAGCCTCACAAGACGTGTTGGCAAGAGTGCTGTATTTTGCTTCTGACAAAGAGCGAGAGACGATCGACTACTTTTTGGATTTTCAGCGGATTAAGGAAGAGTCCAAATAGAAACAAAAACTTGTTGTGGATCTGCGAGTAATTTTGCAAGAACCCCGGTCTGCATCAGTGAAACCAGTAAGGGTAAGGCtgaaagatttttttttaaaaacagGCCTGTGGCAGGCGAATTTTTAGGTAGCGAatgataacgcgaaaatacatcaTATATTTGtcttgatttacactcaaagatcataccacTTTAGTTTACATTCCGATTATTTCACAAGTATTCaagttatttttgcaggtatttcaatctCCAAGCATAAAGGAGCAAAAtgtagaaaaggaagaaaaagaagaagaaacagataAGAAAACATCAGAAAAATAGAAAACAGAAGAACACAGAAAATgctgatgtgacgaccgtcacaaggaGCATGATGACCGTCACGtcgtcacaggcccatgacgagcgtcacacggCCAAAATTTGCGCTTGAAGCAATCAGCAGAAGAAATCAAAACGTGCCTAAATTCTCTCCAACAGAACCACTTCCCCGTGGATTCCTCACTCAACCAGTCACCCTTATTTTTCTCAACCGCCAAGACCTACCAAGAGAATAAAAAGGACAAAAGTTGGAAAAAAGGGAACGTCTACACTCGCTCTGCAGTTTATTTTGCAGTTTATTTTTCTACAGCATTCTAGCTTTTTAGTGTTATTTTCCTTCAGCAACTTTGTTTTCCTTACCGTAATTCAGTTATCATTCCGTTTAGAATTCT is a window of Lathyrus oleraceus cultivar Zhongwan6 chromosome 6, CAAS_Psat_ZW6_1.0, whole genome shotgun sequence DNA encoding:
- the LOC127093366 gene encoding uncharacterized protein LOC127093366, with translation MYSITKFSHHKDTTMNSTKRYNQISHFSHTKHKLTFQYSEFPFKCDGCKEIGIGSRYNCTICDYDLHMHCSIPSPSLFHPFYPKCCFQFLSKPPGDIPRYCNACEKSVNGFVYHCFSCGFDLHPCCAKLPMILDDHGEMKLYLYRKVSSSCQRCGQKGRSWSYRSSCKKYNLHVACVREMIVESWHQIYVSQSNGRATTMVETRVPLSLKNGLHTAQNGGGRSKSKVRKCAEMAGMAVQIVVSAVLGDPTVLIAGIMGSLMSRA